From a single Phaenicophaeus curvirostris isolate KB17595 chromosome 8, BPBGC_Pcur_1.0, whole genome shotgun sequence genomic region:
- the NPL gene encoding N-acetylneuraminate lyase has protein sequence MTPRKKLQGLVAATITPMTPDGQINLSVIPQYVDYLINKQNVKNVFVNGTTGEGLSLNIQERKQLAEEWVCQGKDKLDHVIVHVGALSLPESQELARHAAAIGASGIAVIAPFLFKPTNKDELIAFLQKVASEAPAVPFYYYHIPPLTGVKIHVEELLDGIKKRIPTFQGVKFSDRDLLDFAQCIHKYEREQLAFLYGVDEQLLSALAVGADGAVGSTYNYLGQKTNLMLEAFAKPDLALARKYQFLTGEFLDFVIKLGFGVAQTKAVMTFVSGIPMGPPRLPLVDASEEFVVKAKAKLDSIVWPDGD, from the exons ATGACACCCAGAAAGAAGCTACAGGGTCTTGTAGCCGCTACAATCACTCCAATGACTCCTGATGG ccaAATTAACCTCTCGGTGATTCCTCAATATGTGGATTATCTGATAAACAAGCAGAATGTGAAGAACGTTTTTG TGAATGGCACGACAGGAGAAGGACTGTCCCTTAACATCCAGGAGAGGAAGCAGTTGGCAGAAGAATGGGTCTGCCAAGGAAAAGACAA ATTGGACCACGTGATCGTTCATGTGGGGGCACTGAGTCTGCCAGAGTCCCAGGAGCTG GCGAGACACGCAGCAGCTATAGGTGCTAGTGGCATTGCTGTAATAGCCCCCTTCTTGTTCAAACCCACAAATAAAG ATGAGCTGATTGCTTTCTTACAGAAGGTGGCATCTGAAGCCCCTGCGGTTCCGTTTTATTACTATCACATTCCTCCTCTGACGGGCGTGAAAA TTCATGTTGAAGAGTTGCTGGATGGAATAAAAAAGCGGATCCCCACCTTCCAGGGTGTGAAGTTCAGCGACAGAGACCTCTTGGACTTTGCACAGTGTATACACAAGTATGAGAGGGAACAGCTGGCATTTCTTTATGGCGTGGATGAG CAACTGTTGAGTGCACTGGCAGTAGGGGCAGATGGAGCAGTTGGAAG CACCTACAACTATTTGGGCCAAAAAACCAATCTGATGTTGGAAGCCTTTGCAAAGCCAGACCTTGCGTTAGCTCGGAAGTACCAG TTTCTGACTGGGGAGTTTCTCGACTTTGTCATCAAACTAG GTTTTGGTGTTGCACAGACTAAAGCTGTGATGACTTTTGTTTCTGGCATTCCCATGGGACCTCCACGGCTTCCGCTTGTTGACGCCTCCGAGGAGTTCGTTGTTAAGGCCAAAGCCAAGCTGGACAGCATTGTGTGGCCCGATGGTGACTGA